Genomic window (Streptomyces cadmiisoli):
GCCGGGATGCCGTGCAGCGTCGCGGCCTCGGTCAGCGAGTGGCGGCGGCCCACCCACAGCTCGCCCTGGCCGGAGAGCCAGAACTCGCCGTTCTCGCGGTCGGAGCGGGGCAGCAGGTAGATCGTCGCGGTGTGGCCCTCGGCGCCGGGTTCGAGGACCAGTACGCCGTCCTCGGTCTGGTTGCCGGTGAGGTACGCGTACTCGACGGAGGCCCGGAAGGGGTACTCCGTGTCGTTGGAGCGGGTCTTCAGATTGCCCGCGGGGACGACGAGGCGCTCGCCCGGGAAGCGCGCCGACAGGGCGGCGCGGCGGGCGGCGGTCTCGGCGGCCTGGGCGATCGGCTGCAGGTCACGCAGCTCCGTGTCGGCCCAGCCGGTCCTCATGCTCTCGGCGAGTTCGTCGGAGACGCCCGGGTACAGGCCGTTCTTGCGCTGCTTCATCGGCTCCGCCGACTCGGTTTCCGAGGTCTCCGGGGTCTCCGGATTGAGCTCGTCCGCCACGGTCATCCTCCTCGATACGGCACTGGACCCCCACCATCGTACGTTCGCCCGCTCGGGAGCCCTGGGCCGCGACCGTGACCGCCTCACTCGAAGCGCGCGGCCAGCAGGACCACGTCCTCCTCGCTGTCCACCGCGTCCGCTCCGTCCGGCAGGACGGTCCGCAGCACGTGGTCCACGATCGCCTCGGGATCGCGCCGTTTGGCGCGGGGCAGACCGGCCGCCGCGGCGTGCAGCCGGGCGAAGGCGCGGTCCACGGAGTCACCGGTGCGCTGGAGCAGCCCGTCGGTGTACAGCAGAACCGTCTCTCCGGGTTCGGCCTGCACCTCCACGCTCGGCGCCTCCCAGCAGGCGAGCATCCCCAGCGGCGCCGAGACGGAGGTCTCCACGAACTCCGTGCGCCGCTCGCCGATCAGCAGCGGCGGGCTGTGCCCGGCACCGGCCAGCGTGATCTTGTGGAGGGCGGGCTCGCAGTAGGCGAACAGCGCGGTGGCCGAGCGGGCCGGCTCCGTCAGCCGCAGCAGCAGCTCCAGGTCGGACAGGACGGCGACGGGGTCCTCGCCCTCCATCACCGCGTACGCCCGCAGCGACGCCCGCAGCCGTCCCATCGCGGCGACGGCGCTGGGCCCGGAGCCGGTGACCGAGCCGACGGTGAGGCCGAGGGCGGCGTCCGGCAGCGGCAGCGCGTCGTACCAGTCGCCGCCACCGCTCGGACCGGTGCGGTGCCGGGCGGCGAGCTGGACGCCGGAGACGCGCGGCAGCCGGGAGGGCAGCAACTCCTCGGCGATCGTCGCCATGCACGCGCGCGTGCGCTCGACCTCCAGGAGCCGCGCCAGGTGTTCGGTGGCGTACCGGGTGTAGAGGCGGACGAGGTGCCGGCGGCGCTCGACCGGTTCGGCGGGTTCGTCGTAGAGCCAGACGGCGGCGGCGAGCCGGCCGGTGCGCTCGGAGGACAGGGGGAGGGCGTAACTGGCGGCATAACCGAGGCGGGCGGCCACCTCGCGGTGACGGGGGTCCAGCCCCTTCTCGGCGAACAGGTCGGGCCGCACGATCTCGCGGACGGCGCGGGCCGGACCGGCCGGTGCGTCGAGCAGTTCGCCGTGGGGCGTCGCGCCGCGCGGCACGGTCTCGAGGTGCCCGATGTCGGCGTGGTTGAGGCCGAGACCCACGGTGGAGCGGGGGCCCAGTCCGTCGGCGGGTTCCAGGACGGCGAGACCGCGCCGGGCGCCCACCAGGGCGGCACCGGCGCGCAGCACTTCCTCGAGTGCCTTGGGCAGCGTGTTCGTGCGGGCCAGGCGTTCGGTGAGTTCGTGCAGGGTCGTGAGGTCCGAGACCCAGCCGGCCAGGCGGTCCTGGAGGAGCGCTCCCGGGCCGTTGGCCACGGGGTGCGCGACCGGGGCGGAGGGGGCGACAGTGTGTGCCGGTGCGGGAACCGTTGAATCGATTCCGGCCACTTTCGGAGGGTGCGGGGCGTTCATGGCGTCCGGCTTTCCGACCGGTGCGTTTTGCTCAAAAGCATCGCGAACCCCCATGTCATTCTGCGCCGCTAGCAGTGTCTCCACATGTACACGCACTCGTGAGGAGATGTCCAGCATTGTCCTGCCGGGATTCCTGGTGTCCGTGAGGTCGTGGTGTTCCCGGGTCGGATCTCCCGGGATCTCTTGCGGAAAACGGAAGTTGGCTGAAAACTGCCTCGGGTAAGGGATTATTGCGGTCGACTGGGCTTGCTCGACGGAGCGTCACAGCGGTCGTGATGGGTACGTACTCGGAGAAGGCCAGGGGTGGTTGGGGACCACCCGGAACCTGGCGACGGACCCGGGCGTCTTAACCACCGACGACCGAGCCCCATCCTCCCGTGGCGGCGGCGGAGAGAAATACGCGGGACGGCAAACGCCATACTTCGCCACCCCACGCCGGCCCATGCTTGTGCCAGACGCGGTATGGGCGCGAACGCAGCCAGCTCGGCCCATAGGGGTTCCCCGTGCTCGGGAGCGCGGGTGTGATGCGCCATTAGGTACGCACAGTGAAGTGATCGACACATGATGTGATGTGGTCCACGGTGTTGCCAGGCGTGCAACGGAAAGGAACGAGCGCTCATGCGCGAGATCCTCGGAAGGCGACGCAGGCTCCTGTCCAGGCGGAACAACGGGAGGCCTGAGGTGATCAGCGCGGCCCTGACCTTCGCGACGGAATGGAAATGGCCCGTACTCCCGGGCGTCACGGCGGACCCGCAGGGCCGGTCCCGCTGCGGCTGCCCCGACCCCGAGTGCACGGTTCCCGGAGCGCACCCCTTCGACCCCGGCCTGCTCGCGGCCACCACGGACGAGCGCATGGTGCGCTGGTGGTGGAGCAACCGGCCCACGGCTCCGATCATCCTCGCCACCGGCGGCACGGCGCCCTGCGCGGTCAGCCTTCCGGCTGCCGCGGCCGCCCGCGCCCTCGACGCGCTCGACCGCACGGGGATGCGTCTCGGCCCGGTGCTCGCCTCGCACACCCGCTGGGCCCTGCTGGTGCGGCCGTACTCCATGGAGCAGTTGGGCGAACTGCTCTACGCCAAGGACTTCGTGCCCGGCTCCCTGCGCTTCCACAGCGAGGGCGGCTATCTGGCCCTGCCCCCGTCCGAGACGGGCCAGGGGCAGATCCGCTGGGAGCGGGCGCCGCTGCCCGGTTCGGCCGCACCCTGGGTGCCCGACGTGGAGGCCGTGGTGGACGCGGTGGTCGAGGCCCTCACTCGTACGGGTGTGAGCGCGCCCGAGTTCTAGGGGTGTCGGGCGCGCGCGGAACGGAGCGTCCGATCGGCTCGTTATCGTCCCTTTCATGAATGTCCGCCTGCTCGCCCTCGCGGGCGTCGTGACGTGCGTGATCGCACTGCCACTGGCCATGGCGTCCGCGGGGCCCGTGGGCGACCCGGACCCCGCCCCCGTACGCCCCGGCCCGCGCGGAGACGCCAAGGGGCCCGACGCCATCGCGCCCCGCGCCGGCGCGGGTGCCGACGGCGCCGCGGCGTCCGGGGGCTCCCCGTCGCTGCTCGGTCTGGGCCTGGCGACCGCCGCCCGCTGCGGTCCCGAACTCACCTCCCCCGGCGGCATCGAGGCGCAGACCTGTGTCCTCACGCAGGGCGAGGAGACCTGGGCGCGCAGTTACTACCGCAACGCGACCGGTGAGGCCCTGGACGCGGTACTGAGTCTGCTCGGGCCCGGAGACCGCGCGGTGCAGATGCGGTGCGCCGTGGACGCGGACGACGAGCCGGCGAGCTGTGAGACACCCCGCGAGCGGACCCGAGGCGGTCCGGCGGCGTACTCGGCGATCGCGGAGTACGCGGCACGCGGCGGACAGGGGCCGCTGCTGCTGCGCTCGGGCAGCAACTCGGCGCCGCCTACGGGCGGTTGATGCCCGACGCCGTTGCGTGAGCGGCACCGGACACACAAAGACCCGGTTGCTGGCGACGGGGGATGCACCAGCAACCGGGCTACTCGAACGGTAACAAGAGATCGGCTGTTCGCAAATTCGATCTCAGATTTTCCTCGGCTATTCGGACACCGACTGGCCATTTAGGGCCGGGAGTTGAGGTCCGGGGCACCGTCGCGGTGCCGGGTTCGGCTGACCGACCGGTCAGCCGAACCCGGCGTTCCGCTCCGGGTCAGCTGAGGGTGACCTGCCGGTTGGTCAGGCCGCCGCGCGCCCGCCGCTCGTCCCCGGTCAGGGGCGCGTCCGTGGCCAGAGCCGCAGCGAGCCGCTCGGCGAACTCGGCCGCGGGCTTCTCGATGTCCTCGGCGGTGACGGCGCTCGGCAGGTCCCACACCGGCACGGTCAGCCCGTGCGCGCGGAAGGAGCCGACGAGACGCGTGCCCTCGCCGAGGTTCGACCGCCCGGCCGCGTGCAGCCGCGCGAGGGCGTCCAGCAGCTTCTCCTCCGGGTGCGGCATGACCCAGCGCAGATGGTTCTTGTCGGGGGTCTCGCACCAGTAGGCGGCGTCGACGCCCTGGAGCTTGACCGTCGGGATGGCGGCGGCGTTGGCCCGCTCCAGGGAGGCCGTCACCTCCGGTGTGGCGTTCTCCGCGTCCGGCACCCAGAACTCGAAGCCCGAGTGCACAACTGGCTCGAAGGCGCCCTTCGGGTCCAGCAGGTCCTGGAGCCGCGGGCCGTCGGCCGGGGCGCGGCGGGCCTGCACCGGGGAGCCCGGCTTGGCCTCCAGGGCCTGCTGAAGGGTGTCGGCGAGGTCGCGGCTGATGTCGCCGGAGGACGTGTCGTTCTGGAGGCCGAGCAGGATCGAGCCGTCCTCGCGGCGCAGCGCGGGCCAGGCCATCGGCAGGACCGTGGCGAGCGTGACGGACGGGACGCCCTCGGGCAGGCCGTCCTTCAGGGACAGCTCGACGGTGGCCGCCGGGACCAGCTCGCGCAGCGCGACCCAGTCGCATTCGCCGGGCAGCCCTTCGAACGGGCGCTGCACCAGCTCGGTCACGGCGTGGGCGGCCTCCCGGCCGTGGCAGGCCTTGTAGCGGCGGCCGCTGCCGCAGGGGCACGGCTCACGGGCGCCGACGACCGGGATCTCTCCGTCCGTGAGCTGCGGGCGCGTGGCCTTCGTCTGGGGGCGCTTCTTGGCCATGGTGGGTGTCTCCCGGTTACGGCTCGTCTGGTACGGGCGGGAGCCTAGCCGCTCGTACGCGGGCTGACGGGACCCTGTGCGCGGCGGGGGTGTTGTGGGCGGGCGGAGTGGGCCCGGACGGCGGGGTCCGCGGGGGCGGCCGGGGCGGCCGGGAGGGCCGGTCCGCCGGGATCGCGGGATCACGCGGGGGCACGTATCGCCCGGCCGGCGAGGGAAGCCGCTCAGTCCAGGTCGTCGAACGGGTCCGTGAAGGCCAGGTCCGGCAGGGCGGCGGAGACGGTCGGGGCCGTGGCGCGCGCGAAGTCGTCGCGACGGTGGCCGGCGTCGGGATCGTGCACGTCCTCGTGGACCACGACCCACACCGTGACCTCGCCGCGGGCGTCGTCCCGGACGCCCCAGTCGTCGGCCAGTGCCGTGATGATGTTCAGTCCGCGGCCGCCGTGCGCGGTGACCGACGGGGTCGCGGGGGCCGGCCGTGTCGGTCCGCCGCCGTCCGTCACCTCGACGACCAGCCGGCCGCAGGGGTCGACGCGCCACGCGGCCCGCACCGCACCGTCACCGGCCAGGGCGCCGCCCAGTGGCCGGCCGTGCTTGCAGGCGTTGCTCAGGAGCTCGGAGAGTATGAGTACGGCGTCGTCGACGACCGGTTCCGCGACCCCGCCCCGGCGCAGCTGGTCCCTCATGCGGTGCCTTGCTTTTCCCACGCCCGCAGGGCCATGGGGTACGGCCATGCTCGACGACGTGGGCACCTCCTGTGCCACCACCAACGCCACCCCCGAGACCTCCTTCGCCCCACGCCACGGTGTGGATGCCCCAACGGCCTGTACCGGAAACCGGCCAATCCAGGTCCGGGGACGCATTCGCAACGATCGAACACGGAGCGAACGCGCCGGTGCACTCCCCGTAATGGGACCTGCATGGCATGGCCGAATTTCGATGGTGTGGCCGAGACGCGAGGATGGTGCAGGCGAAGGGCCGGGTCAAGGTTGGTTTCATGGGTCAGCGACCCAGAAGCTCCAGGACCGCCCGGGGCCGGTTGGTGATGATGGCGTCGACGCCCAGGTCGACGCAGAGAGCCACGTCCTCCGGCTCGTTCACCGTCCAGACGTGCACCTGGTGCCCGGCTCGTTTCAGTCGCTCGATGCAGAGCGGGTGACTGCGCACGATCCGGATCGAGGGGCCTGCGATCCGGACACCCGCCGGCAGCTTGCCGTCCCGCAGCCGGGGCGAGACGAACTGCCGCAGATAGACCGTCGGCAGCGTCGGCGAGGCCGTCCGTACGCGGTGCAGGGAGCGGGCCGAGAAGCTCATGACCCGCACCTGGGACTCCTCCGGGTCGGCCGGGGCGTCGAGCCCGAACCGCTTCAGCAGGAGCAGCAGCCGCTCCTCGACCTGTCCCGCCCAGCGTGTGGGGTGCTTCGTCTCGATCGCCAGCTCCACCCTCCGCCCGGCGTCGGCGACCAGGGCGAGCAGCCGTTCCAGGGTGAGGACGGAGGTCTCGGCCGGGTCCTCCGGGCGGTGCTCCCAGTCCGGCTCCTCGTCCCGGTGGCGCGGGGAGCCGCGGTGCTTCCACGAGCCGAAGTCCAGGGCGGCGAGGTCGGCCAGCTCCAGCGCCGAGACCGCGCCGCGGCCGTTGGAGGTGCGGTCGACCCGGCGGTCGTGGACGCAGACGAGGTGGCCGTCGGCGGTGAGGCGCACATCGCATTCGAGGGCGTCCGCTCCGTCCTCGATCGCCTTCCTGTACGCGGCCAGGGTGTGCTCGGGGGCGTCCTCGGACGCCCCGCGGTGGGCGACGACCTGGATCGTGTGCTCTCGTGCGTGACTCACCGCGTCATGGTGCCACCGCGACGGGGTAGTCGTCGGTCGGAGGCATTGGGGATGCGTCCCTTAAGTCTGACAGGTCCTATATAAAGGAAGGTCGTGGACCCACAGCGACCGCTTATCGTGCTCTGACGGCCTGTGGGAAAAGCTGACGGCATACAAAAGCACATGCGAGCACATGCACAGCTGCACCGCGCCCGGACCGTCGCCAAGCGTGCACGAGCCCGACCAGAACAACAGCCGTGGATCGAGGAGAAAAGCTGTGAGCACCGAGAACGAGGGCACTGCGGTTCCCCCGGCCCCGTCCGCACCTCCCGTGCCGGTGGACACCCCCGCAGCCTCCCCGCAGCAGACCGCGCCCCCCGCCGACCCGCCCACGGCCCCGATCCCGGCCGTGCCGCCGACGGCGCCGGGCGGGCCCGAGCAGCGGACGCACTATGCCCAGGGAGCGCCGGCCTACGGCGCGGCGGCATCCGCGGGCGGCGCCCCGAACCATGGGCCCGAGGGGCCCGGCACGCCTCCCGAGGGCGGCTGGCCGCCCCCGCCGCCGCCCACCCCGGGGTACGGGGGCGGGGCCGGTGGCGGTTCCGGCTGGGGCGAGTCGTACCAGCCGCCTGCGCCGAAGCCGGGCAAGCGGCGCGGCGGTCTGCTCGCCGCGGTGCTGGTGGCCGCGCTGGTCGCGGGCGGCCTGGGCGGCGGCCTCGGCTACGTCCTGGCCAAGAACGACGACAGCAGTTCCACCACCGTCTCCGCCTCCGACAGCGGCGGCGACCTCAAGCGCGATCCCGGGACGGTCGCGGCCGTGACCGCCGGCGCGCTGCCGAGCACGGTCACCATCGAGGCCGAGAGCAGCAGCGGCGAGGGCGGCACCGGCACGGGCTTCGTGTTCGACACCGAGGGCCACATCGTCACCAACAACCACGTGGTGGCGGAGGCGGTCGACGGCGGCAAGCTCTCGGCCACCTTCCCGAACGGCAAGCGGTACGACGCCGAGGTGGTCGGCAACGCGCAGGGCTACGACGTCGCGGTCATCAAGCTGAAGAACGCGCCCTCGGGCCTCAAGCCGCTCACCCTGGGCGACTCCGACAAGGTCGCCGTCGGTGACTCGACGATCGCGATCGGGGCCCCGTTCGGCCTGTCCAACACGGTGACGACCGGCATCATCAGCGCCAAGAACCGCCCGGTGGCGTCCAGCGACGGCACGGGCAGCCAGGCCTCGTACATGAGCGCGCTCCAGACCGACGCCTCGATCAACCCCGGCAACTCCGGCGGCCCGCTGCTGGACGCGAAGGGCAACGTGATCGGCATCAACTCGGCGATCCAGTCCAGCGGCAACGGAGGCTTCGGCACCGGCCAGTCCGGCTCCATCGGCCTCGGCTTCGCCATCCCGATCAACCAGGCGAAGTACGTCGCGCAGGAGCTGATCAAGTCCGGCAAGCCGGTGTACGCGAAGATCGGCGCGTCCGTCTCGCTCCAGGACAACATCAACGGCGCCAAGATCACCGACACGGGCGCGGGCGGCGGCGAGGCGGTCGAGGCGGGCGGCCCCGCGGACCAGGCCGGTCTCAAGCCCGGCGACGTCATCACCAAGCTCGACGACACGGTGATCGACAGCGGCCCCACCCTGATCGGCGAGATCTGGACCCACAAGCCCGGCGACAAGGTCACGCTGACCTACGAGCGCGACGGCAGCACCAAGACCGTGGACGTCACCCTGGGCTCCCGCGTCGGCGACAGCTGACCCACGCGAGCCCGCCGATCCGGTTACTCTTGTCCCGCGCCGTACGTGATCGGCGGCGCGGGGTGGGTTGCCCGAGCGGCCTAAGGGAACGGTCTTGAAAACCGTCGTGGCGCAAGTCACCGTGGGTTCAAATCCCACACCCACCGCCATGTGAAACGGCCCCTGACCAGGAATGCTGGTCAGGGGCCGTTTCACATGCGGGCTGTCCGCTAGTCACCGCGATTCCCCGTCGTTCCCCGAGCGATCGGGCACGGCAGGGGCACGGTCAGAGGTTGTCCCTGAGCCACTTGCTGCCTCGGTCGTTGAGCCCGGCCCGGGCGCCCTCACCGGTCAGTACAACGACGAGGAGTTCGTCGTTGGAGTCGATGTGGCCCTTCAGAGTGTCGCGCACCTCGACTGCGGTCTTGGTCGTCTTGACGATCCAGGTGGAGTCGAGGTGGTGCCACCACGTGCCCAGTCCCTTGATCGCTTCGAAGAGCGAGTCATAGTCCTGGCCAGGGCTGTTCAGCTGCTCAGGCGGTACTCCAGGACGTACGAACCGGCGTCCAAGAGCATCTGGTTGACCTCCACCGGGCGCTCGTCCTCGGTGTAGGCGGTGCGGCAGATCTCCAGGACCGGAGTGCCGGCCGCGAGGTTCAGGGCGGTGCGCTCCTCCTCGCTCGGCATCCGTGCCCGCAGCTCCTCGGAGAAGGCAACCGGTTCTGCTCCCAGCTCGGCCAGACGGGCGTAACTGCCTCCTGGGCCCGTGTTCGGCTGGGCGATCGCCGTCTCTCGGACCAGATCCGCGGGGAGGTACGACGTCGCGATCTGCACCGGGCGGTCCTCGACGACGAACTTACGGCTTCGCACGATGACGGCTGCCCCGGGGCCGAGGTTCAACAACCGCCCGATCTGGCGCGGAGCTTCGGCCTCGTAGACCTGGACGTCGGTCACCAGGGCGCGCTGGGCCACGTCGGCAGACCAGATGGACTGACCCGCGTCCCGGCGGGATTTGGAGAGGCGGTCGTTGGCCACGCGGCGGATCGGCTTGAACTCCCGCACATACGTTCCGGATCCGGGTCGCGCGACCGCCAGGCCCTCGCTCACGAGGATCTTCAGTGCCTGGTTGGCGGTCATCTTGGCGACGCCGTACGTCTTCACCAGCGAGGGTTCGCCGGGCAACCGATCGCCCGGTACCAGCTCGCCGGACTCGATCCGTGCCCGGAGATCGTCGGCGATCTGCCGCGCAGTCTCGGGCATTGTCTCTCCACTCTTCGATGCTCCCTAGGGTGGTCAGCCTACCTGCCCCTCTTCCGGACGCACGAACGCGTACCCGATCACTTCCCGAACCCACGCTCCTCCGCAGGTCCGTTGACATCCCTAGGGAGGTTTGGCTTCAATCTCCCTAGGGAGGTTAATGCTCCCTGAAGAAGGGCGGCGCCCCTACCGCCAAGCAGATGCGCCGCCCCACCCCTCTTCCAAGGGAGCCTCCATCATGCCTGTCTCACTGATCCACCCCGTCCGACGGATCGGTGCTTTAGCACCCCGGATCGTTCGACGTACGGCTCGTAGCTGCGCGGTGTGCGGCACGACGCGCTGCCAGAACGTGCAGGCCTGCCGTACGGCCTTCGGCACCACCGAGTGGCTGGAGTGCCCGGCCTGTGCGGGCAGCGGATACGACACCGCCGGGTTCCAGCTCTACTGTCCCGACTGCGGCGGCGCAAAGGTTCTGGAGGTCGAGATCGTCGATGCTCAGGGGGTGGCCGAATGACGGTGTTCCCCGTCGCCCCTGAGGCCGTGGCCGGTGCTGCGGCCTCCATGGGCACCGACCCGCTGACCCTGGCGACCTGCTCAGGGTCGATCGAGCCCCGCCTGCGGAGACCGTCGAGCCCCGCCTGCGAGACCGTTCTCGGCGGGGCTCACCGAACGTTCTCCGGGGCGCTCTCGTCGTTCGGGCTGAAGATGACGATCCGCTCGATCAGGTCCCCGTTCGTGTGCAGGACCTCCCAGCCGATCGTGCTCCTCCCGCCCGGGAAGACCGAGTCCCAGCGGAAGTGGATGAACTGCCTGTTCGGGTAGTGGCTTTCGACCGTGACGCTCACCGGCGCGGTCTTCTGCCGCACCATGCCGACGTAGTCGTTGAGGGCGTCGCGGCCCACGACGACCTCGTCGGGCTCCGGCTCCATGAGCGTGACGTCCGCGGTGTAGACGTCCGCCATCGCCTCGGCGCGCTCGGCCGGGTCCGGGATCGTCCAGGCCTGGAGGTGCTTGGCTATGAGCAGCCGTGCCCGGTCCGAGGCGCCGGTCAGGGTCAGGTCCAGCTGGGCGATCCGCCCGTCCGCGTCCAGGGCGGCGGCGACGTCGCCGGACACGGAGAACCTCCCGCCGTGCAGGTCCACGCCGGTCTCGTGCCACTTGCCGGTCAGGGAACCGTCCGCGTTCACCGCGACGGCCCAGGAGTGCTCGATCGCCTTGCGCCTGGCCGCTTTCCTCCGGTGGAAGGTGATCACCCGCTCCCGGCCCCGGGCGAGTTCTCCGCCGTGCAGCAGCAGCACGTTCTCCGCGAAGAGGCCGCGGAGGGCGTCGAGACGGCGGATGTCACCGTCCGCCGAGTCGATGATCTCGAAGTAGCGGTCGAGGGGGGTCGTCATCGTTGTCTTCTCTCCCGGGCGAAGCGGTCCGGGCCGTGCGCTCTCGGCGCCGGGACCGCGGGAAACCGTGCGGCGGTGGGGAGCCGACGTGCCGTGCCGACTTCGCGCGCCCGATGTGACGTGCTGAGCCGCGAGGTATTTGACGCTTCAAGTGTGCAGAAGTGTGGTTGAAGCGTCAAATACCTCGGGCATGTGTGTCGTCAGGCGTCGGCGTCGGCACCGGACGTGGTGACGGGCTCGACGGCCTTTTCCGGAAGGCGGGCCGCGACCAGTTGCACCACGACGAGGATGGTGATCGCCACCACCAGCCAGGTCGCCTGGTGCAGCACGCTGCTCATGGTGTCGCCGTTGATCACGCAGGCGAGTACGGCAGCCAGGGTGAGCATGGTCGTCTGACGGCTGTCGGTTCCGCGTGCGACGGTGCGAAGCGGGTGGACGTCGAGCACGGACAGTCCACCGGGACCGAGGATGGGCATGGTCCTCCTTGGTTGCTCGGAGGGCGTGCCCTGGGACGGGTCTCCGAGAGCGTGTCGGCTCTGCGGAGTCGGTCGTCCGGAATCGGAGCACGGCCCTGACGGCAAATCCCCGCCGGCGTTGGTCCGAATGGTGTGCGCGTCGACGATGGGGAGACCAACTCCGGCTCGACGAGGTCAACGGAAGGGTGATTCCCGAATGCTTGACCTGCGGTGACGCTCGGCTATATCACAAGGTACTGGTGTATACCGGTGTGACTCGGTTGACACGCCATGTCACACGCGGCGCTTTCGAGTGTTTCCCGGGGCGGCGATCCGGCCCGAGCGGACCCACGGCACCTCCCGAGCGGACACACCGCACCACCCCGAGCGGACCCTGACGGCGGCCCGCGGTCGTGCCCCCGTGGCTGTCCGGCCACGCGCGGGGTACGACGGAGATGACCGCCCTCCGCGGGACCCCGTCCGTCAGGAGCTCGCCGGGTGAAAGCGCTCACGACGATCGACCCGACGCCGCCTCCGCGGACGCGGCCCGAGCGGGTCTGGTACACCTCCTACGGCTCCAACA
Coding sequences:
- a CDS encoding ATP-binding protein, yielding MRPRTWIGRFPVQAVGASTPWRGAKEVSGVALVVAQEVPTSSSMAVPHGPAGVGKARHRMRDQLRRGGVAEPVVDDAVLILSELLSNACKHGRPLGGALAGDGAVRAAWRVDPCGRLVVEVTDGGGPTRPAPATPSVTAHGGRGLNIITALADDWGVRDDARGEVTVWVVVHEDVHDPDAGHRRDDFARATAPTVSAALPDLAFTDPFDDLD
- a CDS encoding S1C family serine protease yields the protein MSTENEGTAVPPAPSAPPVPVDTPAASPQQTAPPADPPTAPIPAVPPTAPGGPEQRTHYAQGAPAYGAAASAGGAPNHGPEGPGTPPEGGWPPPPPPTPGYGGGAGGGSGWGESYQPPAPKPGKRRGGLLAAVLVAALVAGGLGGGLGYVLAKNDDSSSTTVSASDSGGDLKRDPGTVAAVTAGALPSTVTIEAESSSGEGGTGTGFVFDTEGHIVTNNHVVAEAVDGGKLSATFPNGKRYDAEVVGNAQGYDVAVIKLKNAPSGLKPLTLGDSDKVAVGDSTIAIGAPFGLSNTVTTGIISAKNRPVASSDGTGSQASYMSALQTDASINPGNSGGPLLDAKGNVIGINSAIQSSGNGGFGTGQSGSIGLGFAIPINQAKYVAQELIKSGKPVYAKIGASVSLQDNINGAKITDTGAGGGEAVEAGGPADQAGLKPGDVITKLDDTVIDSGPTLIGEIWTHKPGDKVTLTYERDGSTKTVDVTLGSRVGDS
- a CDS encoding DUF5926 family protein; this translates as MAKKRPQTKATRPQLTDGEIPVVGAREPCPCGSGRRYKACHGREAAHAVTELVQRPFEGLPGECDWVALRELVPAATVELSLKDGLPEGVPSVTLATVLPMAWPALRREDGSILLGLQNDTSSGDISRDLADTLQQALEAKPGSPVQARRAPADGPRLQDLLDPKGAFEPVVHSGFEFWVPDAENATPEVTASLERANAAAIPTVKLQGVDAAYWCETPDKNHLRWVMPHPEEKLLDALARLHAAGRSNLGEGTRLVGSFRAHGLTVPVWDLPSAVTAEDIEKPAAEFAERLAAALATDAPLTGDERRARGGLTNRQVTLS
- a CDS encoding bifunctional DNA primase/polymerase; its protein translation is MREILGRRRRLLSRRNNGRPEVISAALTFATEWKWPVLPGVTADPQGRSRCGCPDPECTVPGAHPFDPGLLAATTDERMVRWWWSNRPTAPIILATGGTAPCAVSLPAAAAARALDALDRTGMRLGPVLASHTRWALLVRPYSMEQLGELLYAKDFVPGSLRFHSEGGYLALPPSETGQGQIRWERAPLPGSAAPWVPDVEAVVDAVVEALTRTGVSAPEF
- a CDS encoding PP2C family protein-serine/threonine phosphatase, whose translation is MLDISSRVRVHVETLLAAQNDMGVRDAFEQNAPVGKPDAMNAPHPPKVAGIDSTVPAPAHTVAPSAPVAHPVANGPGALLQDRLAGWVSDLTTLHELTERLARTNTLPKALEEVLRAGAALVGARRGLAVLEPADGLGPRSTVGLGLNHADIGHLETVPRGATPHGELLDAPAGPARAVREIVRPDLFAEKGLDPRHREVAARLGYAASYALPLSSERTGRLAAAVWLYDEPAEPVERRRHLVRLYTRYATEHLARLLEVERTRACMATIAEELLPSRLPRVSGVQLAARHRTGPSGGGDWYDALPLPDAALGLTVGSVTGSGPSAVAAMGRLRASLRAYAVMEGEDPVAVLSDLELLLRLTEPARSATALFAYCEPALHKITLAGAGHSPPLLIGERRTEFVETSVSAPLGMLACWEAPSVEVQAEPGETVLLYTDGLLQRTGDSVDRAFARLHAAAAGLPRAKRRDPEAIVDHVLRTVLPDGADAVDSEEDVVLLAARFE
- a CDS encoding glycerophosphodiester phosphodiesterase → MSHAREHTIQVVAHRGASEDAPEHTLAAYRKAIEDGADALECDVRLTADGHLVCVHDRRVDRTSNGRGAVSALELADLAALDFGSWKHRGSPRHRDEEPDWEHRPEDPAETSVLTLERLLALVADAGRRVELAIETKHPTRWAGQVEERLLLLLKRFGLDAPADPEESQVRVMSFSARSLHRVRTASPTLPTVYLRQFVSPRLRDGKLPAGVRIAGPSIRIVRSHPLCIERLKRAGHQVHVWTVNEPEDVALCVDLGVDAIITNRPRAVLELLGR
- a CDS encoding GntR family transcriptional regulator; protein product: MPETARQIADDLRARIESGELVPGDRLPGEPSLVKTYGVAKMTANQALKILVSEGLAVARPGSGTYVREFKPIRRVANDRLSKSRRDAGQSIWSADVAQRALVTDVQVYEAEAPRQIGRLLNLGPGAAVIVRSRKFVVEDRPVQIATSYLPADLVRETAIAQPNTGPGGSYARLAELGAEPVAFSEELRARMPSEEERTALNLAAGTPVLEICRTAYTEDERPVEVNQMLLDAGSYVLEYRLSS